In Nicotiana tabacum cultivar K326 chromosome 17, ASM71507v2, whole genome shotgun sequence, one DNA window encodes the following:
- the LOC142171961 gene encoding uncharacterized protein LOC142171961, translated as MATLDQEDTFAGVTAATNFGIDPSDPLYLHPSDNPGAMLVSVPFSGIGYRSWRRSVMRGLSVKNKLGFISGECKPPEPQSQRFRQLERCDDMVTSWILNSLSKDIADSVEYANNDVELWRELEDRYERTNGARLYLIQKEINDLSQGVLDITGYYTKLKKLWEELNTLSKKTHCSCICTCGAKENMHKAEQDRRLK; from the coding sequence ATGGCCACATTAGATCAGGAAGACACATTTGCTGGTGTCACCGCTGCGACAAACTTTGGAATAGATCCAAGCGATCCTCTTTATCTACATCCGTCAGATAATCCTGGAGCGATGCTCGTCTCGGTTCCTTTTAGTGGAATTGGATATAGGTCTTGGAGACGCAGTGTTATGCGTGGTCTGTCCGTCAAAAATAAGCTTGGGTTTATAAGTGGAGAATGTAAACCACCAGAGCCTCAATCTCAGAGATTCCGACAATTGGAGCGATGCGACGATATGGTAACGTCTTGGATTCTAAATTCACTCTCTAAAGACATCGCGGACAGTGTGGAATATGCTAATAATGATGTTGAGTTGTGGAGAGAATTGGAGGATCGATATGAGCGGACTAATGGTGCTAGGCTATACCTGATCCAAAAGGAGATAAACGACTTGTCTCAGGGTGTGCTGGATATTACAGGTTATTATACTAAGCTGAAGAAGCTGTGGGAAGAACTAAATACTTTGAGCAAAAAGACTCATTGCAGTTGTATCTGTACATGTGGTGCCAAGGAGAATATGCACAAGGCCGAGCAGGACAGAAGATTGAAATAA
- the LOC107831423 gene encoding transcription factor GTE7-like, with the protein MASAVLPSRNEAHWDVFMRKYTSNSTAHSQLNSRFNPNPNPNPNPNFNLSRQVQNVSALPHLRQGNEPLPRAVPSPAVETANTNVPPFSWKPNAVHDLSDSFHREYVTFNLASYSRRELKDLKKRLISDLNRVRGVLNSIESHDFVSRTSRELVQPTVAPELQQNQPALPPHHEKPGGKSKSKKLSGQKRALAALASGKEPKRQPVVEGDKFFVTLMRKCRQILAKLMKHKNGWVFNTPVDVKSLGLYDYFDIIKHPMDLGTVKLRLDRNEYRTPQDFAADVRLTFNNAMTYNPKGQDVHAMAEKFLVDFEEMFKPAYKKYEAEHQKVATIMQVNCQKNLSQPALIPPPNVLRGPLPVTKRSDPERLHSTLLNQHQFQVQNLSAPPAPFFVTPAVKTPPQQPVIMPRTAKLPKPKTKDPNKRQMTFEEKAKLGVNLQNLPPEKMGHVVQIVKRRNPNVAQEDDEIELDFEVLDNETLWELDRFVSYHRKALSAMQRQGITEDVAATQLNKSPEKAPTPEHAMQKNKKGDIGEEDVDIGEEIPVENFPPVQIEKDAPCASSGSSSSSSSSSGSDSSSSDSDSGSSSESDSDEDSVQSPYVEAKEI; encoded by the exons ATGGCATCGGCCGTTTTACCGAGCAGAAATGAAGCGCACTGGGATGTTTTTATGAGGAAATATACAAGTAATTCCACTGCTCATTCTCAGCTCAACAGCCGGTTCAACCCTAACCCTAACCCTAACCCTAACCCCAATTTTAACCTtagcagacaagtccaaaatgttTCAGCCTTACCTCACCTCCGGCAAGGCAACGAGCCATTGCCTAGGGCTGTTCCGTCGCCGGCGGTGGAAACGGCTAACACTAATGTGCCGCCGTTCAGTTGGAAACCAAATGCTGTTCATGATCTCAGCGACTCGTTTCACAGAGAGTACGTGACTTTCAATTTGGCTTCTTATTCGAGAAGAGAGTTGAAGGATCTCAAGAAGCGGCTAATCTCTGATCTAAATCGGGTCCGGGGCGTTCTGAACAGCATCGAATCCCATGATTTCGTCTCCAGGACGTCCAGAGAACTCGTACAGCCGACGGTAGCACCAGAGCTTCAGCAGAACCAACCGGCATTGCCCCCGCATCATGAGAAACCTGGTGGAAAGAGCAAGAGCAAGAAGCTCTCTGGACAAAAGCGAGCTTTAGCGGCATTAGCATCGGGGAAAGAACCTAAGCGGCAGCCAGTGGTCGAAGGGGATAAGTTTTTTGTAACTCTGATGAGGAAGTGCCGGCAGATATTGGCGAAATTAATGAAGCATAAGAATGGCTGGGTGTTTAATACACCAGTGGATGTTAAGAGCCTGGGACTTTATGACTATTTTGATATCATAAAGCACCCTATGGATCTCGGAACTGTGAAATTAAGGCTGGACAGGAATGAGTACAGAACGCCACAAGATTTTGCAGCTGATGTGAGACTGACTTTCAACAATGCCATGACTTATAACCCTAAAGGCCAGGATGTGCATGCTATGGCTGAAAAGTTCCTAGTTGACTTTGAAGAGATGTTTAAACCAGCTTACAAAAAGTATGAAGCTGAGCATCAGAAGGTTGCAACTATTATGCAGGTGAATTGCCAGAAGAATCTGTCTCAGCCTGCACTAATTCCGCCACCAAATGTGTTACGTGGACCATTGCCAGTTACAAAAAGATCAGACCCTGAGCGATTGCATTCCACATTGTTGAATCAACACCAATTTCAGGTACAGAATTTGAGTGCACCACCTGCACCTTTTTTTGTAACCCCTGCAGTGAAAACTCCTCCACAGCAGCCTGTCATTATGCCTCGCACAGCTAAATTGCCCAAGCCTAAGACTAAGGATCCAAACAAAAGGCAGATGACCTTTGAGGAGAAGGCAAAGTTAGGGGTTAACTTGCAGAATCTTCCACCAGAGAAGATGGGTCATGTGGTGCAAATTGTGAAGAGGAGGAACCCTAATGTGGCACAGGAAGATGACGAGATTGAGCTCGACTTCGAGGTCCTTGACAATGAAACGCTATGGGAACTGGATAGATTTGTAAGTTACCATAGGAAGGCTCTGAGCGCAATGCAGAGACAAGGAATCACTGAAGATGTTGCTGCCACACAGCTCAACAAG TCGCCTGAGAAGGCACCAACACCAGAGCATGCAATGCAGAAAAACAAGAAGGGGGACATTGGGGAAGAGGATGTTGATATCGGGGAGGAAATACCAGTTGAAAACTTTCCTCCGGTGCAGATTGAGAAGGATGCCCCATGTGCAAGTAGTGGGTCAAGCAGTTCTAGTAGCTCAAGTTCTGGCAGCGATTCCTCTTCCAGTG ATTCAGATTCAGGAAGTTCGTCTGAGAGTGATTCTGATGAGGATAGTGTACAGTCACCTTATGTTGAAGCAAAAGAGATATAA